The window TGCTGCTGGAGGCGACACTGGAGCTGATCGCCTCGGGCTGTTTGATCGGAATTCAGGACATGGGCGCGGCGGGCGTGGCCTGTTCCTGCAGTGAAACCGCGGCTCGCGGGCAGTCCGGCATTGAAATCGAAGTTGACAAGATTACGCGCCGCGAGCGCGCGATGACCGCCTACGAGGTCTGTCTTTCCGAGTCCCAAGAGCGCATGCTCGCGATCATTCAGCGGGGATCGGAGCATATCGCGCAGCGGATCTTCGACAAGTGGGACCTTCACGCCGACATCGTCGGTACCGTGACCGCGGGGAATCGTTTCGTGGTTCGCGAAGCCGGCCGAGTTGTCGCCGATGTTCCGGCTGACAGCCTGGTGCTCGGCGGAGGAGCGCCACGCTACGAGCGACCGATTCAACGCCCCGCACACCTGGACGCGATGCTCGCTTTCGATCCCACGCACCTGCCCGAGCCCGAAAATCTGAATAGCGTTCTCCATCGGCTGCTCGCGTCTCCCAATATCGCGAGCAAGCGTTGGGTTTACGAGCAATACGATCACACCATCGGCGCGAACACGCGAGTCGGCGGTGGCCGCTCCGATGCCGCGGTCGTTCGGGTGCCCGGCACGCGTCGCGCGCTGGCGATCAGCTGCGACTGCAATAGTCGGTTCGTCGCGATCGATCCCCATCGCGGTGCGGCGTTGGCGGTCTTCGAGGCGGCGCGCAACGTCGCCTGTGCCGGGGGGGTGCCCCTCGGCATCACCAATTGCCTGAATTTTGGCAATCCGCTGAACCCTGAGAACTACTATTTCTTCCATCACACGATCTCTGGAATGAGCGAAGCTTGCTTGGCGCTGCAGATTCCGGTGACCGGCGGCAACGTCTCCTTCTACAATGAAACGGCGGGACGTCCGGTTCTCCCGACACCGGTGATCGGCATGGTTGGCCTGCTCGAAGATGTGGAGCATCATCTCAGCATCGGCTTCAAGCAGGAGGGGGATTTCATCGCATTGGTGGGCTCGATTGGACCTGATCTTGGGGCCAGCGAGTATTTGCAGACGATTCACGGCGTCATGGCCGGACCTCCGCCTCGGCTCGACGTTCAGGCGGAACTGAAGCTGATCCACTGCCTCACGGAACTGGCCGAAGTTCGCCTTCTGGCCTCGGCACATGATATCTCCGAGGGGGGGCTGGCGGTCAGTCTGGCGGAGAAAGCCCTGGCCGGTGGCATGGGTTGCGTCCTCACCTTCCCGTGGAAAGGCCGTGTCGTTGACAACTTGTTCGCGGAGAGTTCCGCCTGCGCACTGGTCACGGTGAGGCATGAGAACTGGTCGGCTTTCCGCCATGTCGCGGAACATCACGCCGTTCCGGTACAGATTCTCGGACGGGCGGGTGGGGGCAAATTGATCATCAATGATTGGATCGCCGCCGACCTTGCCGATCTCGAATCCGCATATGAATCAGCGATTCCCCGGTTGATGGAAGACCTCACATGAGCAGTTAGGCGTCCCTCTTTTGGCTGCAATAAGCCGCAAATGTCCGCACTCGCGGACATTAGTTCATTATATACAGTCGCATAGGACATCGGCCCCGGGCAGTTGCGTTTTCCGCCTATGTGTTGTATCTTATTAGATTAACGGCTTTGCCCCCGTAGCTCAGATGGATAGAGCACCAGCCTCCGGAGCTGGGAGCATGGGTTCGAGTCCCGTCGGGGGTACCAGGAGTTCAAACCGACCATGAACGATTCCGATCAGGCTCATGACATCCCGGCCGTCCAGCCGGTAGAGATCAGCGAAGACGACAAGCTGCTGGCGATCCTCGCCTATGTTCCCGTCCTGTGTCTCCTCCCGTTCTTGCGGCCTGATCGTGGCGAATTCGTCAGCGGTCACGTGCGCCTTGGCATGAGCTTGTTCGTGATTGAGGTCTTCGCTCTGATCCTGCGCTACTTGCGCGTAATCTGGGATGTCGTCATCTTGCTCTGCATCATCGGAGCCATCGCCGGGATTATCCATGTGGTCAAGGGACAGCGGTTTTCGCTGCCCTACCTCTCGGACATATTCGCTCGCAAGTGGTAGCGGTCCGCGCGGTCAGACCGGGGCGGTTAGAAAGTGTGAAATGGATAGTTGGCTGGACGCCGCGCGAATCCCTGTGGCAAGGATTCGTGGCTATGTCGCCACCATTGAAAGGGCTGAATAATGAGGATTGCCGAGAAGGTCGCTCATTTCCAGACTGCACGACAAGTGATGGCTTTGGGGCTTTACCCCTACTTTCGTGCAATCGACTCCGATCAGGACACCGTGGTCAAGATGAATGGCCGCGATGTGCTCATGCTCGGTTCCAACAACTACCTCGGGTTGACCAATCACCCAAAGGTCAAAGAGGCGGCCATGGACGCCATCCGCAGGTATGGCGCCGGTTGTGCCGGTTCGCGCTTTCTGAACGGCACCTTGCGCATCCATATCGAATGTGAAGAACGGCTGGCCGAGTTTATGGGCAAGGAAGCCGTTCTTTTGTTTACGACCGGGTTCCAGGCAAATCAGGGCGTGATTTCCACGCTCGTGGGTCGCAACGGTTTGGTCGTAACCGACTCCCTTGACCACGCTTCCATCATCGACGGCTGCCGCCTGTCGTTCGGCAAGATGGTCAAATTCAAGCACAACGACATGGCGGATCTCGAGCGCGTCCTCGCCGCTCACCACGGCAAGTCGATGCTCGTGATCACGGAAGGTGTCTTTTCCATGGAAGGCGATGTGGTCAAGCTGCCGGAAACGTTGGCGCTCTGCCAGCGCTACGACGCCGACCTGCTGTTGGACGACGCCCATGGCGTCGGCGTTTTCGGTGAGCAGGGTGGAGGCGTCGCGCAGCACTTTGGGAAAGAACACGAAGTTGACATGATCGTCGGCACGTTCTCCAAGTCGCTGGCCTCGATCGGCGGCTTTGTCGCGGCTTCCGAGCCGATCATTCACTATCTCAAACATCATAGTCGGGCTTTGATCTTCTCGGCCAGCCCTCCGCCGGCCGCGGTCGCGGCGGTCATTGCCGCGATTCAGATTATTCGTGCGGAACCTGAGCGCCGCGAATTGCTCTGGCGGAACACGAACTATTTGCGCAGCGGACTGCAAACGCTCGGTCTGGACACGGGAGCAAGCGAGACGCCGATCATTCCGGTGCTCGCCGGTGACGAGCTGGCCTGCTTTCAGGTTTGCCATGCCATGCAGGACGAAGGCGTATTCGTAAATCCGGTCGTGCCTCCGGCCGTGCAGCCCGGCCAGAGTCTGATCCGTTTCTCTGTGATGTCCACGCACACTCTCGAGCAACTCGACTTCGCGCTCGAAAAGCTCGCCCGCGTGTCAACCCAGTATCATTTACAGGAGGTCGCTCATCGGGCTGACGCTGGAACCGGTCGTCTCCAAACGGAGTCTGCGGGAGTTTCTTCGCTTTCCCTGGAAGATCATGGCGAATGACCCTGCTTGGGTTCCGCCGTTACTAAAGGACCAGGAAGATAGATTCAAACCCGACTACCCGTTCTACGAGCACGGCGCGGTCGCCTCGTGGCTCGTTCGCGATTCCGCCGCGCGACCTGTCGGTCGGATTTCCGCGATTCACAATCGCGCACACAACGAATTTCAGCAGGACCGGACAGGCTTCTTCGGGTTCTTTGACACGGTAGATAATCCGGCCGTGGCCGGGATGTTGCTGGATGAAGCCGCCAAGTGGCTGCGGGCTCGCGGCCTCGCCTCGATGCAGGGGCCGATGAATTTCAGTACAA is drawn from candidate division KSB1 bacterium and contains these coding sequences:
- the purL gene encoding phosphoribosylformylglycinamidine synthase subunit PurL; translation: MTPSEPAITYPQVTLQVALAHGLTTAEYEQIQRLLGRVPTYVELGLYSVMWSEHCSYKNSILELKRLPRTGARVRVEAGEENAGVLDIGDDLCVVFKIESHNHPSAVEPYQGAATGVGGILRDIFTMGARPIAALNSLRFGPLAERRNRELMRGVVKGIADYGNCFGVPTVGGEVWFDPSYSGNPLINAMAVGIVPRGKLARASASGPGNPVMVVGSATGRDGIHGATFASEDLSDASMERRPSVQIGDPFKEKLLLEATLELIASGCLIGIQDMGAAGVACSCSETAARGQSGIEIEVDKITRRERAMTAYEVCLSESQERMLAIIQRGSEHIAQRIFDKWDLHADIVGTVTAGNRFVVREAGRVVADVPADSLVLGGGAPRYERPIQRPAHLDAMLAFDPTHLPEPENLNSVLHRLLASPNIASKRWVYEQYDHTIGANTRVGGGRSDAAVVRVPGTRRALAISCDCNSRFVAIDPHRGAALAVFEAARNVACAGGVPLGITNCLNFGNPLNPENYYFFHHTISGMSEACLALQIPVTGGNVSFYNETAGRPVLPTPVIGMVGLLEDVEHHLSIGFKQEGDFIALVGSIGPDLGASEYLQTIHGVMAGPPPRLDVQAELKLIHCLTELAEVRLLASAHDISEGGLAVSLAEKALAGGMGCVLTFPWKGRVVDNLFAESSACALVTVRHENWSAFRHVAEHHAVPVQILGRAGGGKLIINDWIAADLADLESAYESAIPRLMEDLT
- a CDS encoding aminotransferase class I/II-fold pyridoxal phosphate-dependent enzyme; the encoded protein is MRIAEKVAHFQTARQVMALGLYPYFRAIDSDQDTVVKMNGRDVLMLGSNNYLGLTNHPKVKEAAMDAIRRYGAGCAGSRFLNGTLRIHIECEERLAEFMGKEAVLLFTTGFQANQGVISTLVGRNGLVVTDSLDHASIIDGCRLSFGKMVKFKHNDMADLERVLAAHHGKSMLVITEGVFSMEGDVVKLPETLALCQRYDADLLLDDAHGVGVFGEQGGGVAQHFGKEHEVDMIVGTFSKSLASIGGFVAASEPIIHYLKHHSRALIFSASPPPAAVAAVIAAIQIIRAEPERRELLWRNTNYLRSGLQTLGLDTGASETPIIPVLAGDELACFQVCHAMQDEGVFVNPVVPPAVQPGQSLIRFSVMSTHTLEQLDFALEKLARVSTQYHLQEVAHRADAGTGRLQTESAGVSSLSLEDHGE